A window of the Agrococcus jejuensis genome harbors these coding sequences:
- a CDS encoding EamA family transporter: MPPRHVALALLVVLLWGSNFVVIDVGLEELPPFLLLALRFVLVLVPAIFLVPKPDLPWRTILGVGATMSLGQFALLYLGLSLGMPPGLASLVLQVQVIVTIGVSALVLGERPRRMQLVGIGIAVAGVAIVALGRSGDVPLVALLLVLASAATWATGNVITRKAGASSGLGLTVWSALVVPVPMAALSLVVDGPERIVDALTHVSPLGIGSVVYTAVLASLVGYGIWNSLLARHPASDVVPFAMLVPVIGIATSVALRGERPSAAELVGGGVLLVGIAVANGVATRIADVARGRRRGPQPETAPITIASVVEDPPAERDVDPAARPGTA, translated from the coding sequence ATGCCTCCCCGTCACGTCGCCCTCGCGCTGCTCGTGGTGCTGCTGTGGGGCTCGAACTTCGTCGTGATCGACGTCGGCCTCGAGGAGCTGCCGCCGTTCCTGCTGCTCGCGCTGCGCTTCGTGCTCGTGCTCGTGCCCGCGATCTTCCTCGTGCCGAAGCCCGACCTGCCGTGGCGCACGATCCTCGGCGTCGGCGCGACGATGTCGCTCGGCCAGTTCGCGCTGCTCTACCTCGGCCTGTCGCTCGGGATGCCGCCGGGTCTCGCGTCGCTCGTGCTGCAGGTGCAGGTCATCGTGACGATCGGCGTCTCGGCGCTCGTGCTCGGCGAGCGGCCGCGGCGCATGCAGCTCGTCGGCATCGGCATCGCCGTGGCAGGCGTCGCGATCGTGGCGCTCGGCCGCTCGGGCGACGTGCCGCTCGTGGCGCTGCTGCTCGTGCTCGCGTCGGCGGCGACGTGGGCGACGGGCAACGTCATCACGCGCAAGGCCGGCGCGTCGAGCGGCCTCGGCCTCACGGTGTGGTCGGCGCTCGTCGTGCCCGTGCCCATGGCCGCGCTGTCGCTCGTCGTCGACGGCCCCGAGCGGATCGTGGATGCGCTGACGCACGTGAGCCCGCTCGGCATCGGCTCGGTCGTGTACACGGCGGTGCTCGCGAGCCTCGTCGGCTACGGCATCTGGAACTCGCTGCTCGCGCGGCATCCCGCATCCGACGTCGTGCCCTTCGCGATGCTCGTGCCCGTCATCGGCATCGCGACGAGCGTGGCTCTGCGCGGCGAGCGGCCGTCGGCGGCAGAGCTCGTCGGCGGCGGCGTGCTGCTCGTGGGCATCGCGGTGGCGAACGGCGTCGCGACGCGCATCGCCGACGTCGCGCGCGGGCGACGTCGCGGTCCGCAGCCCGAGACGGCGCCCATCACGATCGCGTCGGTCGTCGAGGATCCGCCCGCCGAGCGCGACGTCGACCCGGCCGCGCGCCCCGGCACCGCCTGA
- a CDS encoding phosphatase PAP2 family protein, translating to MRPPRPAPLALGGLACVVALVALAAAVGAGATEQLDVAVHAWAVDARTEWMASAATALAVLGGTTGAVVMGAVVVLILLAARRPWAAIAVAASALGAFALSETIKAAVGRLRPEDGLLSVPGASFPSGHATEAAALAVALAIAAGTRWWVLLAAAWMTAMAASRLVLGVHWLSDVAGGLLLGTATALLVWALVTALRRVGRRPREASTA from the coding sequence ATGCGCCCACCTCGCCCCGCTCCGCTCGCGCTGGGCGGGCTCGCGTGCGTCGTGGCGCTCGTCGCCCTCGCCGCTGCGGTCGGCGCGGGTGCGACCGAGCAGCTCGACGTCGCGGTGCACGCGTGGGCCGTCGACGCGCGCACCGAGTGGATGGCGTCGGCCGCGACCGCACTGGCGGTGCTCGGCGGCACCACGGGCGCCGTCGTGATGGGCGCCGTGGTCGTGCTCATCCTGCTGGCCGCCAGGCGTCCGTGGGCCGCGATCGCCGTGGCGGCGAGCGCGCTCGGCGCCTTCGCGCTCAGCGAGACGATCAAGGCGGCCGTCGGCCGGCTGCGACCGGAGGACGGCCTGCTCAGCGTGCCCGGCGCATCCTTCCCCTCCGGGCACGCGACCGAGGCGGCCGCTCTCGCCGTCGCCCTCGCCATCGCGGCCGGCACGCGCTGGTGGGTGCTGCTCGCGGCCGCATGGATGACGGCGATGGCGGCGTCGCGCCTCGTGCTCGGCGTGCACTGGCTCAGCGACGTCGCCGGCGGACTGCTGCTCGGCACCGCGACGGCACTGCTCGTCTGGGCGCTCGTGACGGCGCTGCGCCGCGTCGGCCGGCGACCGCGCGAGGCCTCGACCGCCTAG
- a CDS encoding GlxA family transcriptional regulator translates to MKVACIVDDLVNPFELGVACEVFGDDRSAYGVPRFDFRVVAPTPGRVAVDYQGGFSLDVAHDLAFVDEADIVVVPAFRDCARDTCGIAVLDAIHRAHARGAWILSLCTGAFVLARAGLLDGGRATTHWRHADRMQDEFPAVDVACDALYVQHGRVITSAGTAGAIDAALHLVTVAIGAQSASTIARGMVMPPQRDGGQSQYATGPVAERRAETLAPLVAWVSANLELDHSIATLAARAHMSERTFARRFKDELGTTPAAWLASRRVRRAQQLLEATDLTLDAVAAEAGFGTAALMRHHFQQHLSTTPSAYRQRFQVSRPELESVA, encoded by the coding sequence ATGAAGGTCGCGTGCATCGTCGACGATCTCGTCAACCCGTTCGAGCTCGGCGTCGCCTGCGAGGTGTTCGGCGACGACCGCTCGGCGTACGGCGTGCCCCGCTTCGACTTCCGCGTCGTCGCGCCCACGCCCGGACGCGTCGCGGTCGACTACCAGGGCGGGTTCTCGCTCGACGTCGCGCACGACCTCGCCTTCGTCGACGAGGCCGACATCGTCGTCGTGCCCGCCTTCCGCGACTGCGCCCGCGACACGTGCGGCATCGCGGTGCTCGACGCCATCCACCGGGCGCACGCGCGCGGCGCCTGGATCCTCTCCCTCTGCACCGGCGCCTTCGTGCTCGCGCGCGCCGGCCTGCTCGACGGCGGCCGTGCCACGACCCACTGGCGGCACGCCGACCGCATGCAGGACGAGTTCCCGGCCGTCGACGTCGCCTGCGACGCCCTCTACGTGCAGCACGGTCGCGTCATCACGAGCGCGGGCACCGCCGGCGCGATCGACGCGGCCCTGCATCTCGTCACCGTCGCGATCGGCGCGCAGTCGGCGTCGACGATCGCGCGAGGCATGGTCATGCCCCCGCAGCGCGACGGCGGCCAGAGCCAGTACGCGACCGGCCCCGTCGCCGAGCGTCGCGCCGAGACGCTCGCGCCGCTCGTCGCGTGGGTGTCGGCGAACCTCGAGCTCGACCACTCCATCGCCACCCTCGCCGCGCGGGCGCACATGAGCGAGCGCACCTTCGCGCGCCGCTTCAAGGACGAGCTCGGCACGACGCCCGCCGCCTGGCTCGCGAGCCGCCGCGTGCGGCGTGCGCAGCAGCTGCTCGAGGCGACGGACCTCACGCTGGATGCCGTCGCCGCCGAGGCAGGGTTCGGCACGGCAGCGCTCATGCGCCACCACTTCCAGCAGCACCTGTCGACGACGCCGAGCGCCTACCGCCAGCGGTTCCAGGTCTCGCGCCCCGAGCTCGAGTCCGTGGCCTGA
- a CDS encoding acyl-CoA dehydrogenase family protein — MHTPLDLEPKPRTAAIDVDWLGRDLLGTWAERRLAARAKAANPDYQRIPNQTMAEHRARTFGQLQLLVDDGAVLVAFPKELGGGDDHGGNIAGFEELVLADPSLQIKSGVQYGLFGAAVLHLGTTYHHETFLPPIMRFDVPGAFAMTETGHGSDVASIGTTATYDVGAEEFVIHTPFRGAWKDYLGNAAVDGIAAVVFAKLVTQGVDHGVHAFYVDIRDPETGEFLPGIGGEDDGFKGGLNGIDNGRLHFDHVRVPRLNLLNRYGDVAADGTYSSPIESPGRRFFTMLGTLVQGRVSLDGASAVASKAALAIAIRYGSERRQFNAASDVEEEVLLDYRRHQKRLFTRVAETYAMSYAHERLLTEFDGVFSGRTDTPEAREDLETLAAGLKSLSTWAALDTLQEAREACGGAGFLAENRLTLLRADMDIYATFEGDNTVLLQLVGKRLLGDFAKQFRGASAAHLAQFAAKEFAGRAAAQVGLHQVAQDVRDLGQPAPASRALRTTAVQRELLTDRVETMVAEIAGRLRHVPRGDAAKTAKAFNNVQNELIEAARAWAELQQWKALTEAVERMTGETARVMTWVRDLFALTLLERHLAWYLANGRLSGTRAKVVTSTIERLLVKIRPHALDLVAAFGLEDEHLRAPIASGAEGLRQAEAMAYYEEQRAAGTLPTPEKQAKRG; from the coding sequence GTGCACACGCCCCTCGATCTCGAGCCGAAGCCGCGCACCGCCGCGATCGACGTCGACTGGCTCGGTCGCGACCTGCTGGGCACATGGGCCGAGCGTCGCCTCGCCGCGCGCGCCAAGGCCGCGAACCCCGACTACCAGCGCATCCCGAACCAGACGATGGCCGAGCACCGCGCTCGCACGTTCGGGCAGCTGCAGCTGCTCGTCGACGACGGCGCCGTGCTCGTCGCGTTCCCCAAGGAGCTCGGCGGCGGCGACGACCACGGCGGCAACATCGCCGGGTTCGAGGAGCTCGTGCTCGCCGACCCGTCGCTGCAGATCAAGTCGGGCGTGCAGTACGGCCTCTTCGGCGCCGCCGTGCTGCACCTCGGCACCACGTACCACCACGAGACGTTCCTGCCGCCGATCATGCGCTTCGACGTGCCCGGCGCGTTCGCGATGACCGAGACCGGCCACGGCTCCGACGTCGCCTCGATCGGCACGACCGCGACGTACGACGTGGGCGCGGAGGAGTTCGTCATCCACACGCCCTTCCGCGGCGCGTGGAAGGACTACCTCGGCAACGCCGCCGTCGACGGCATCGCCGCCGTCGTGTTCGCGAAGCTCGTCACCCAGGGCGTCGACCACGGCGTGCACGCGTTCTACGTCGACATCCGCGACCCCGAGACCGGCGAGTTCCTGCCCGGCATCGGCGGCGAGGACGACGGCTTCAAGGGCGGCCTCAACGGCATCGACAACGGCCGCCTGCACTTCGACCACGTGCGCGTGCCGCGCCTCAACCTGCTGAACCGCTACGGCGACGTCGCCGCCGACGGCACGTACTCCTCGCCGATCGAGAGCCCCGGCCGACGCTTCTTCACGATGCTCGGCACGCTCGTGCAGGGCCGCGTCTCCCTGGATGGCGCCTCGGCCGTCGCGTCGAAGGCCGCGCTCGCGATCGCCATCCGCTACGGCTCGGAGCGCCGCCAGTTCAACGCTGCGAGCGACGTCGAGGAGGAGGTGCTGCTCGACTACCGCAGGCACCAGAAGCGCCTCTTCACGCGCGTCGCCGAGACGTACGCGATGTCGTACGCGCACGAGCGCCTGCTCACCGAGTTCGACGGCGTCTTCTCGGGCCGCACCGACACCCCCGAGGCGCGCGAGGACCTCGAGACGCTCGCCGCCGGCCTCAAGTCGCTGTCGACGTGGGCGGCGCTCGACACGCTGCAGGAGGCGCGCGAGGCGTGCGGCGGCGCGGGCTTCCTCGCCGAGAACCGCCTCACGCTGCTGCGCGCCGACATGGACATCTACGCGACCTTCGAGGGCGACAACACCGTGCTGCTGCAGCTCGTCGGCAAGCGTCTGCTCGGCGACTTCGCGAAGCAGTTCCGCGGCGCCTCGGCCGCGCACCTCGCGCAGTTCGCCGCGAAGGAGTTCGCCGGTCGCGCCGCCGCGCAGGTCGGCCTGCACCAGGTGGCGCAGGACGTGCGCGACCTCGGCCAGCCGGCGCCCGCATCCCGCGCCCTGCGCACCACGGCGGTGCAGCGCGAGCTGCTCACCGACCGCGTCGAGACGATGGTCGCCGAGATCGCGGGCCGCCTGCGGCACGTGCCGCGCGGCGACGCCGCGAAGACGGCCAAGGCGTTCAACAACGTGCAGAACGAGCTCATCGAGGCCGCGCGCGCGTGGGCCGAGCTGCAGCAGTGGAAGGCCCTCACCGAGGCCGTCGAGCGGATGACGGGCGAGACGGCGCGCGTCATGACGTGGGTGCGCGACCTGTTCGCGCTCACGCTGCTCGAGCGGCACCTCGCCTGGTACCTGGCCAACGGGCGCCTCTCGGGCACCCGCGCGAAGGTCGTGACGTCGACGATCGAGCGGCTGCTCGTGAAGATCCGCCCGCACGCGCTCGACCTCGTCGCCGCGTTCGGCCTCGAGGACGAGCACCTGCGCGCGCCGATCGCGTCGGGCGCCGAGGGCCTGCGCCAGGCCGAGGCGATGGCGTACTACGAGGAGCAGCGCGCCGCCGGCACGCTGCCGACGCCCGAGAAGCAGGCGAAGCGGGGCTGA
- a CDS encoding amidohydrolase codes for MRITRARLQDDSLVDVEVADGRIAAVTPAGSAAAATADGDLDLDGRILVPGLWDEHVHLGQWAAHRRRISILDVGSAAEAAARIRDALRTQPADEPLVAVGMREGLWSDAPSRALLDAVAGDRAVTAISADLHATWSSSAMGRMLGVELPGDGMLREAPSFAAMRTLEATVDDTTRERWIRDALAAAASRGVVGITDLDLDDAVGAWSRRSGSPIRVEVGVYPHDLDAAEARGDRTGRAIHDRVHVGPLKVITDGSLGTRTAYCHDPYPDGGRGLLEVPPEQLAAVLTRGAGMGLRPAVHAIGDAALAHVLDVFEATGITGRIEHAQLATDADVARMGALGVTASIQPEHMLDDRELIALYWAGRERLAYRIRSLLDAGVGVILGSDAPVAPLDPWVSMAAAVTRSRDGDVPWQPHEGIDVATALACSVRSTIAVGLPADLVAIDGPLEAERLRSMPVALTMVGGDVLHSTL; via the coding sequence GTGAGGATCACGCGCGCACGCCTGCAGGACGACTCCCTCGTCGACGTGGAGGTCGCCGACGGGCGCATCGCCGCCGTGACGCCGGCGGGCAGCGCCGCCGCGGCGACCGCCGACGGCGACCTCGATCTCGACGGCCGCATCCTCGTGCCCGGCCTGTGGGACGAGCACGTGCACCTCGGGCAGTGGGCGGCGCACCGCCGCCGCATCTCGATCCTCGACGTCGGCTCGGCCGCCGAGGCCGCCGCGCGCATCCGCGATGCGCTGCGCACGCAGCCGGCCGACGAGCCGCTCGTCGCCGTGGGCATGCGCGAGGGGCTGTGGTCGGACGCGCCGAGCCGCGCCCTGCTCGACGCCGTCGCCGGCGACCGGGCCGTCACGGCGATCAGCGCCGACCTGCACGCGACGTGGTCGAGCAGCGCGATGGGGCGCATGCTCGGCGTCGAGCTGCCGGGCGACGGCATGCTGCGCGAGGCGCCGAGCTTCGCCGCGATGCGCACGCTCGAGGCGACGGTCGACGACACGACGCGCGAGCGCTGGATCCGCGACGCGCTCGCAGCCGCCGCGTCGCGCGGCGTCGTCGGCATCACCGACCTCGACCTCGACGACGCCGTCGGCGCCTGGTCGCGCCGCTCGGGCTCGCCCATCCGCGTCGAGGTGGGCGTCTACCCGCACGACCTCGACGCCGCCGAGGCGCGCGGCGACCGCACGGGCCGGGCCATCCACGACCGCGTGCACGTGGGGCCCCTCAAGGTCATCACCGACGGCTCGCTCGGCACCCGCACCGCCTACTGCCACGACCCCTACCCCGACGGCGGCCGCGGCCTGCTCGAGGTGCCGCCCGAGCAGCTCGCCGCCGTGCTGACCCGCGGCGCGGGCATGGGTCTGCGCCCCGCGGTGCACGCGATCGGCGACGCCGCGCTCGCGCACGTGCTCGACGTCTTCGAGGCCACGGGCATCACGGGCCGCATCGAGCACGCGCAGCTCGCGACCGACGCCGACGTCGCCCGCATGGGGGCGCTCGGCGTCACCGCATCCATCCAGCCCGAGCACATGCTCGACGACCGTGAGCTCATCGCCCTCTACTGGGCGGGTCGCGAGCGGCTCGCGTACCGCATCCGCTCGCTGCTGGATGCGGGCGTCGGCGTGATCCTGGGCTCGGATGCGCCGGTCGCGCCGCTCGACCCGTGGGTGTCGATGGCGGCGGCGGTCACGCGTTCGCGCGACGGCGACGTGCCGTGGCAGCCGCACGAGGGCATCGACGTGGCGACGGCGCTCGCATGCTCGGTGCGCTCGACGATCGCCGTCGGGCTGCCCGCCGACCTCGTCGCGATCGACGGCCCGCTCGAGGCCGAGCGCCTGCGATCGATGCCCGTCGCGCTGACGATGGTCGGCGGCGACGTGCTGCACTCGACGCTCTAG